In Microbacterium cremeum, a genomic segment contains:
- a CDS encoding phosphodiesterase, producing MRTAEYAAPERILLHVSDTHLRAGGSRLFDAIDGAQRLARALEAVESSGLRPDALIFTGDLADLGEADAYRHLRELVEPLAERLEAQVLWVMGNHDERAAFRTELLGELPGTGTIDRVDELDGLRVITLDSTVPGHHHGELTDGQLAWLADALATPAPLGTILAMHHPPVPSVLPLAASVELLDQSSLADVLRGTDVRAIIAGHLHYSTFATFAGIPVSVASSTCYAQDLTVPTGGTRPQDGAQAFNLVHVYDDTIVHSVVPVDVPHILEHIDAAQARDRLLAAGVLPLSDAPADDATAPRDAPTEPIALIR from the coding sequence ATGCGCACCGCAGAGTACGCCGCACCCGAGCGGATCCTCCTGCATGTGAGTGACACGCACCTGCGAGCAGGCGGGTCGCGCCTGTTCGACGCGATCGACGGCGCGCAACGGCTCGCCCGTGCGCTGGAGGCGGTCGAATCCAGCGGCCTGCGTCCCGATGCCCTGATCTTCACGGGCGACCTCGCCGACCTCGGCGAGGCGGACGCGTACCGGCACCTTCGCGAACTCGTCGAGCCGCTCGCCGAACGGCTGGAGGCGCAGGTGCTGTGGGTCATGGGCAACCATGACGAGCGCGCGGCGTTCCGCACCGAGCTTCTCGGCGAGCTTCCCGGCACCGGCACGATCGACCGGGTGGACGAGCTGGACGGACTGCGCGTGATCACGCTCGACTCCACCGTGCCGGGGCATCACCACGGCGAGCTCACCGACGGCCAGCTCGCCTGGCTCGCCGATGCGCTGGCGACGCCCGCGCCGCTGGGCACGATCCTCGCGATGCACCATCCGCCGGTGCCGAGCGTGCTGCCGCTCGCCGCGAGCGTCGAGCTGCTCGACCAGTCGAGCCTCGCCGACGTGCTGCGCGGCACCGACGTGCGCGCGATCATCGCCGGCCACCTGCACTACTCGACCTTCGCGACGTTCGCCGGCATCCCGGTGTCGGTCGCCTCGTCCACGTGCTACGCGCAGGACCTCACCGTGCCCACCGGGGGCACGCGGCCGCAGGACGGTGCGCAGGCGTTCAACCTCGTGCACGTCTACGACGACACGATCGTGCATTCCGTGGTGCCGGTCGACGTGCCGCACATCCTCGAGCACATCGACGCGGCTCAGGCGCGGGACCGGCTCCTGGCGGCGGGGGTCCTCCCTCTCAGCGATGCGCCCGCGGACGACGCGACCGCCCCGCGGGATGCGCCGACCGAGCCGATCGCTCTGATCCGCTGA
- a CDS encoding stealth family protein gives MPALSVVPTQPDPWSELLDRRDVVLDRGILHLVHDTVTPEQARIEDLLLVAEALERAGIEVTLIRHDRAVPALVVDVAARDAAFTALGALCEREPLYVKAKRRPPELARAATRPGAEPSAVRVYRPRVSTNGTLRYGAALGARVEFWRQQEDLFEAPHDNALTRRLVPRAELSVTTVQRYGRSWRTFSGMFDPQPHEFTEDVDIVFSWVDGSSTEFQRQRAARMAEYVVGEGDDGPARYRHVDELKYALRSVHMYAPWVRRIFIATDSPAPAWLADHPQVTIVRSEEFFADPSVLPTHNSHAVEAQLHRIPGLAEHFLYSNDDMFFGRLVEPELFFTPGGLTKFVECEVRIGVGAPAPHRSGHDNGLRVNRALLRERFGRTIVRDLEHCAAPLRKSVMAELENAFPDDFARTAASRFRSASDISVTNSLYHYYALMTGRAVATHRPRVRYVQTTLTASLRRLERLAARTDIDMFCLNDGGEVEVPEAIRIEAMRTALERMFPVRAPWERAEAAETVPATHAGLVSGSERSARSAHPAGRSRRPRAHR, from the coding sequence ATGCCCGCTCTGTCAGTGGTCCCCACGCAGCCGGATCCCTGGTCCGAACTGCTCGATCGTCGTGATGTCGTGCTCGATCGCGGCATCCTCCACCTCGTCCATGACACGGTCACGCCCGAGCAGGCCCGCATCGAGGATCTGCTGCTGGTCGCCGAGGCGCTCGAACGCGCCGGGATCGAGGTGACGCTGATCCGTCACGACCGCGCCGTCCCGGCCCTCGTCGTCGACGTCGCCGCGCGAGACGCGGCCTTCACCGCGCTCGGCGCGCTCTGCGAGCGCGAGCCGCTGTACGTCAAGGCCAAGCGACGGCCTCCCGAGCTGGCCCGCGCCGCGACGCGGCCCGGCGCCGAGCCTTCGGCGGTGCGGGTGTACCGGCCGCGCGTGAGCACGAACGGCACACTGCGCTACGGGGCCGCGCTGGGAGCGCGCGTGGAGTTCTGGCGGCAGCAGGAGGACCTCTTCGAGGCGCCCCACGACAACGCGCTCACGCGCCGGCTCGTCCCGCGCGCCGAGCTGAGCGTCACGACAGTGCAGCGCTACGGGCGCAGCTGGCGCACCTTCTCGGGGATGTTCGACCCGCAGCCGCACGAGTTCACCGAAGACGTCGACATCGTCTTCTCGTGGGTCGACGGCTCATCGACCGAGTTCCAGCGTCAGCGCGCAGCGCGCATGGCGGAGTACGTCGTGGGCGAAGGCGACGACGGGCCCGCACGGTACCGGCACGTCGACGAGCTCAAGTACGCGCTGCGCAGCGTCCACATGTACGCCCCCTGGGTGCGGCGCATCTTCATCGCGACGGATTCACCGGCACCCGCGTGGCTCGCCGATCACCCGCAGGTGACGATCGTGCGCAGCGAGGAGTTCTTCGCCGACCCGTCCGTGCTGCCCACGCACAACTCGCACGCCGTCGAGGCCCAGCTGCACCGCATCCCCGGCCTGGCCGAGCACTTCCTCTACTCGAACGACGACATGTTCTTCGGGCGGCTGGTCGAGCCGGAGCTCTTCTTCACCCCCGGCGGGCTGACGAAGTTCGTCGAGTGCGAGGTGCGGATCGGCGTCGGAGCGCCGGCCCCGCATCGCAGCGGTCACGACAACGGCCTGCGGGTCAACCGCGCACTGCTGCGGGAGCGCTTCGGACGCACCATCGTGCGCGACCTCGAGCACTGCGCGGCGCCGCTGCGCAAGAGTGTGATGGCCGAGCTGGAGAACGCGTTCCCGGACGACTTCGCCCGCACCGCGGCATCCCGTTTCCGCTCCGCGAGCGACATCTCGGTCACCAACAGCCTGTATCACTACTACGCGCTGATGACCGGCCGCGCCGTCGCCACGCACCGGCCTCGCGTGCGCTACGTGCAGACGACGCTGACGGCGTCGCTGCGGCGCCTGGAGCGGCTCGCGGCGCGCACCGACATCGACATGTTCTGCCTCAACGACGGCGGCGAGGTCGAAGTGCCCGAGGCGATCCGGATCGAGGCGATGCGCACCGCGCTGGAGCGGATGTTCCCGGTGCGCGCGCCGTGGGAGCGTGCGGAAGCGGCCGAGACCGTCCCGGCGACCCACGCCGGCCTGGTCAGCGGATCAGAGCGATCGGCTCGGTCGGCGCATCCCGCGGGGCGGTCGCGTCGTCCGCGGGCGCATCGCTGA
- a CDS encoding aldo/keto reductase, whose amino-acid sequence MTDPQRYRSRGGDLHRPYTASDDRYAAAGSAPGGSFRRVGASGLTLPPISLGLWWNFGDNIPFDNQRALLRHAFDRGITHFDLANNYGPPYGSAETNFGRMMREDFAPYRDELIISSKAGYDMWEGPYGNGGSRKYLIASAEQSLRRMSVDYVDIFYSHRVDPEVPIEETVGALDTLVRQGKALYVGISSYSAERTAVAASVARSLGTPLVIHQPAYSILNRWVEDGLTGVLKQEGMGAIAFTPLAQGLLTDKYLGGGPAQRAQQRGSLPSGTLSEKGLATLRGLDVIATERGQSLAQMAIQWVLRDPVVASALIGASRTEQLDENLRALDGPAFSAEELERIDALSDGIDVDLWAESANR is encoded by the coding sequence GTGACCGACCCGCAGCGCTACCGTTCCCGCGGTGGAGACCTCCACCGGCCCTACACCGCCTCCGACGACCGCTACGCGGCGGCGGGTTCCGCACCCGGCGGGTCGTTCCGCCGCGTCGGAGCGTCCGGACTCACGCTTCCGCCGATCTCGCTCGGGCTGTGGTGGAACTTCGGCGACAACATCCCGTTCGACAACCAGCGCGCGCTGCTGCGCCACGCCTTCGACCGGGGCATCACGCACTTCGATCTCGCCAACAACTACGGACCGCCCTACGGCAGCGCCGAGACGAACTTCGGGCGCATGATGCGCGAGGACTTCGCGCCCTACCGCGACGAGCTCATCATCTCGTCGAAGGCGGGCTACGACATGTGGGAGGGCCCGTACGGCAACGGCGGGTCGCGCAAGTACCTCATCGCCAGCGCCGAGCAGTCGCTGCGGCGCATGAGCGTCGACTACGTCGACATCTTCTACTCGCACCGCGTCGATCCCGAGGTCCCGATCGAGGAGACCGTGGGCGCCCTGGACACCCTGGTGCGCCAGGGCAAGGCGCTCTACGTCGGCATCTCGTCGTACAGCGCCGAGCGCACCGCGGTCGCGGCATCCGTCGCCCGCTCGCTCGGCACGCCCCTGGTCATCCACCAGCCGGCGTACTCGATCCTCAATCGCTGGGTCGAGGACGGCTTGACCGGCGTGCTGAAGCAGGAGGGCATGGGCGCGATCGCGTTCACGCCGCTCGCCCAGGGCCTCCTGACCGACAAGTACCTCGGCGGCGGACCCGCGCAGCGCGCACAGCAGCGCGGCTCGCTGCCGAGCGGCACGCTGTCGGAGAAGGGCCTCGCGACCCTGCGCGGCCTCGACGTCATCGCCACCGAGCGCGGCCAGAGCCTGGCCCAGATGGCCATCCAGTGGGTGCTGCGCGACCCGGTGGTCGCCTCGGCGCTCATCGGCGCGTCGCGGACGGAGCAGCTCGACGAGAACCTGCGCGCGCTCGACGGCCCGGCGTTCTCGGCCGAGGAACTCGAGCGCATCGACGCGCTGTCGGACGGCATCGACGTCGATCTCTGGGCGGAATCGGCGAACCGGTGA
- a CDS encoding 4-(cytidine 5'-diphospho)-2-C-methyl-D-erythritol kinase — protein MSQALAAETVRVRSPGKLNLFFEVGGVQQDGYHDVASAYQAVSLYEDLWATPSDEFTVTISGTVDVSGVPADDRNLAVRAARLLAQRIGYDSGVHLDIVKHVPVAGGMGGGSADAAAALVACDALWGAELGTAELHKLAARLGADVPFALMGGTAVGTGRGDQLSPALAKGRFDWVVVPSGTGLSTPEVYAHLDALRARPDIGAIPGMPDVDPAVLHALRAGDPVALAEHTRNDLQIAALSLRPELREILELGESAGALAGMVSGSGPTLAFLTADPESALELQITLSAAGYEALHVHGPVAGARVVPA, from the coding sequence GTGAGCCAGGCCCTCGCCGCCGAGACGGTCCGTGTGCGCTCTCCCGGCAAGCTCAACCTCTTCTTCGAGGTCGGCGGCGTGCAGCAGGACGGCTACCACGACGTCGCGTCGGCGTACCAGGCGGTCTCGCTCTACGAGGACCTCTGGGCGACGCCCTCCGACGAGTTCACCGTGACGATCTCGGGCACGGTCGACGTCTCGGGGGTGCCCGCCGACGACCGCAACCTCGCGGTGCGGGCGGCGAGGCTGCTCGCACAGCGCATCGGGTACGACAGCGGCGTGCACCTCGACATCGTCAAGCACGTCCCGGTCGCCGGCGGCATGGGGGGCGGATCCGCGGATGCCGCGGCCGCGCTCGTCGCGTGCGACGCGCTGTGGGGTGCCGAGCTCGGCACCGCCGAGCTGCACAAGCTCGCCGCGCGACTCGGCGCCGACGTGCCCTTCGCCCTGATGGGCGGCACGGCGGTCGGCACGGGCCGCGGCGACCAGCTCAGCCCGGCGCTGGCGAAGGGGCGCTTCGACTGGGTCGTCGTGCCGTCGGGCACCGGACTGTCGACCCCCGAGGTCTACGCGCACCTCGACGCGCTCCGCGCGCGACCCGACATCGGGGCGATCCCCGGCATGCCCGACGTCGACCCGGCCGTGCTGCACGCCCTGCGGGCCGGCGATCCGGTGGCGCTCGCCGAGCACACCCGCAACGACCTGCAGATCGCGGCGCTCTCGCTGCGGCCCGAGCTGCGCGAGATCCTCGAGCTCGGTGAGAGCGCGGGGGCACTCGCGGGCATGGTGTCGGGGTCTGGGCCTACGCTGGCATTCCTGACCGCCGACCCCGAGTCGGCGCTCGAACTGCAGATCACACTGTCGGCCGCCGGCTACGAGGCGCTTCACGTGCACGGACCGGTCGCCGGCGCGCGCGTGGTGCCCGCCTGA